The region AACCCGCCGCCCAACGCGATCCTGGTCATCGCGCTACCCTTCCGGTACCACATCATGCCGATGTTCAGGATCACCAGGAACTGGGTGTGGCCCGGGAGCACCCCGAACTCGCCCTCGTAGCCTGGGAGGACGACTTCGTCCACCTCCTCCGAGAGGACGAGGCGTTCGGGGGTAACCAGTTCCAGGCGGATCGTCGATGCCAT is a window of Deltaproteobacteria bacterium DNA encoding:
- a CDS encoding F0F1 ATP synthase subunit epsilon, with product MASTIRLELVTPERLVLSEEVDEVVLPGYEGEFGVLPGHTQFLVILNIGMMWYRKGSAMTRIALGGGFAEVNHDRVVVMADTAERAEEIDVERAQRAKDRAEARLKELSLDDETYAKAYAELQRALVRMAAGGGE